The following proteins come from a genomic window of Candidatus Acidiferrales bacterium:
- the recR gene encoding recombination mediator RecR, which yields MPDYAEPIARLIDALKRLPGIGQKSAQRIAFHILRTPDAEAGALADAIREAKERIRYCSVCNNITDVDPCLYCSGVSRARNVICVVEEPPNILSIEKTRQFNGLYHVLGGAIAPLQGVGPEQLKIKSLLERLKGGTVQEIIVATNPTAEGETTAVYLSKLLKPLGVRVTRIAMGIPVGSDIDFADEVTMLKAIEGRREI from the coding sequence ATGCCTGACTACGCCGAACCGATTGCGCGATTGATTGACGCGCTCAAGCGCCTGCCCGGCATTGGGCAGAAATCCGCGCAACGCATTGCCTTCCACATCCTGCGGACTCCCGATGCGGAGGCCGGCGCGCTCGCCGACGCCATTCGCGAAGCCAAAGAGAGAATCCGCTATTGCTCCGTCTGCAACAACATCACTGATGTGGATCCGTGCCTCTACTGCTCCGGCGTCTCGCGGGCGCGAAATGTCATCTGCGTGGTGGAAGAGCCGCCCAATATCCTTTCCATCGAAAAAACGCGGCAGTTCAACGGGCTCTATCACGTCCTGGGCGGCGCCATTGCCCCGCTGCAGGGGGTAGGGCCCGAGCAACTCAAGATCAAGAGCCTGCTCGAACGATTGAAGGGCGGCACAGTGCAGGAGATCATCGTCGCCACCAATCCGACGGCCGAGGGCGAAACGACTGCTGTCTATCTCTCTAAGCTCCTCAAGCCGCTCGGCGTCCGCGTTACCCGCATTGCCATGGGCATTCCCGTCGGCTCCGACATTGATTTCGCTGATGAAGTCACCATGCTCAAGGCCATCGAAGGTCGCCGGGAGATCTGA
- a CDS encoding YbaB/EbfC family nucleoid-associated protein, which yields METRNLQQMLMQVKKMQEQMQKQIDELEVEASSGGGMVVVKMNGQKQLRTVRIDPELMKTPDLEMLQDLVLAAVNEASRKVDEELSSRMGNLTGGLGGLAGLKIPGLF from the coding sequence ATGGAAACGCGCAACTTGCAGCAAATGCTCATGCAAGTGAAAAAGATGCAGGAGCAGATGCAGAAGCAAATTGACGAGCTGGAAGTGGAAGCTTCGTCCGGCGGTGGGATGGTGGTGGTCAAGATGAACGGACAAAAACAGCTTCGCACCGTCCGCATTGATCCCGAACTGATGAAAACGCCTGACCTGGAAATGTTGCAAGACCTTGTTCTCGCCGCGGTCAACGAAGCCAGCCGAAAGGTGGACGAAGAGCTCTCCAGCCGCATGGGCAACCTGACGGGCGGTCTGGGCGGTCTGGCCGGCCTCAAGATACCGGGACTTTTCTAA
- the dnaX gene encoding DNA polymerase III subunit gamma/tau, whose protein sequence is MSYQVIARKWRPQTFDEVIGQGHVTRTLKNAILQNRLAHAYIFSGVRGVGKTTTARILAKAVNCVNGPNISPCGQCPSCREIAAGNAVDVLEIDAASNRGIDQIRELRENVRYLPARDRYKVFILDEAHQLTEDAFNALLKTLEEPPPHVLFILATTKPDNLPRTIQSRCQHFHFRALAYGEILELMADIAGKEKIPIAPGALAVIARSAEGSMRDGLSLLDQAIAYCAGEVTEAEVRQLLGVVEEEVLDQLIEATRSQSNEVALELVDRLVREGQNLEHFVREAIRHVRNLLLVKVCGSESELIQAPPDGRPRLAEQAESFSEEDLARFFQLLMRTHYDLRGSPEPQLHLELALLRMVQSGRLKSLEEALAELRGEPARTASAKAPSSGREPDAGEPGRGKASATPTGPPASLKSAPAIEAGRAAGQEAVSAVPVMSGGAAAAAPAPAPIPEAALAPLYGGEGFGTAAALDRASPVKEIQRLAYSRSKFLGAILEQARRWEMDAGELRLFYAKEKHALAEMLQGREHVETLRQIAGQVLGEPQRICVRLEAGERAGVNPLQGELAARVEQNPVVRIMLKSFGGRISEVTENHDPTEE, encoded by the coding sequence ATGAGCTATCAGGTGATCGCCAGAAAATGGCGGCCGCAGACTTTTGACGAAGTCATCGGCCAGGGCCACGTCACGCGAACGCTCAAGAACGCCATCCTCCAAAACCGCCTGGCTCATGCCTACATCTTTTCCGGCGTGCGCGGCGTGGGCAAGACCACCACTGCCCGCATCCTGGCCAAAGCGGTCAACTGCGTGAACGGCCCGAACATCAGCCCCTGCGGCCAGTGCCCGTCTTGCCGCGAAATTGCCGCCGGCAACGCCGTGGATGTCCTTGAGATTGACGCCGCCTCCAATCGCGGCATTGATCAGATCCGCGAGCTGAGAGAAAACGTTCGCTACTTGCCCGCCCGCGACCGCTACAAGGTTTTCATTCTCGATGAAGCCCACCAGCTCACCGAAGACGCCTTCAACGCGCTCTTGAAGACGCTCGAGGAACCGCCTCCGCACGTCCTTTTCATCCTGGCGACCACCAAGCCGGACAACTTGCCGCGAACAATTCAATCGCGTTGCCAGCATTTCCACTTCCGTGCGCTTGCCTATGGCGAAATCCTGGAGCTCATGGCCGACATTGCCGGGAAGGAAAAGATTCCCATCGCGCCCGGCGCGCTGGCCGTGATTGCGCGCTCTGCCGAGGGATCGATGCGCGACGGCCTTTCCCTCCTCGACCAGGCCATCGCCTACTGCGCCGGCGAGGTCACCGAGGCGGAGGTGCGCCAACTGCTCGGCGTGGTCGAGGAGGAAGTGCTCGACCAGCTCATTGAGGCCACCCGCAGTCAATCGAACGAGGTGGCGCTCGAGCTGGTGGATCGGCTGGTGCGAGAGGGGCAGAACCTGGAGCACTTTGTTCGTGAGGCCATTCGACACGTCCGCAATCTGTTGCTGGTGAAGGTTTGCGGCAGCGAGAGTGAGTTGATCCAGGCGCCGCCGGATGGGCGTCCTCGGCTCGCCGAGCAGGCGGAAAGCTTTTCCGAGGAGGACCTGGCGCGTTTCTTCCAACTCTTGATGCGGACGCACTACGATCTTCGGGGGTCGCCCGAGCCGCAACTCCATCTTGAATTGGCTCTTTTGCGAATGGTGCAGAGCGGGCGGCTCAAGTCGCTCGAAGAAGCGCTGGCTGAGCTTCGCGGGGAACCGGCAAGGACCGCTTCAGCAAAAGCCCCCTCTTCCGGCCGCGAGCCCGATGCGGGCGAGCCGGGCCGGGGCAAAGCAAGCGCGACGCCCACGGGCCCGCCGGCTTCGCTCAAGTCTGCTCCGGCCATCGAAGCCGGCCGGGCAGCGGGTCAGGAAGCCGTATCGGCGGTACCGGTGATGTCCGGCGGCGCCGCTGCTGCCGCCCCTGCCCCGGCACCCATCCCGGAAGCGGCCCTTGCCCCGCTGTATGGGGGCGAAGGCTTCGGGACGGCTGCGGCGCTCGACCGGGCGTCGCCGGTCAAGGAAATTCAGCGGTTGGCTTACTCGCGATCAAAATTTCTCGGCGCCATCCTCGAGCAAGCGCGCCGCTGGGAGATGGATGCAGGCGAGCTTCGACTTTTCTATGCCAAGGAAAAACACGCCCTTGCCGAAATGCTTCAAGGCCGTGAACACGTGGAAACATTACGTCAGATCGCCGGCCAAGTTTTGGGAGAGCCTCAGAGGATTTGTGTTAGACTGGAGGCCGGGGAGAGAGCAGGAGTGAACCCGCTTCAAGGCGAGCTGGCGGCTCGCGTCGAGCAAAACCCGGTCGTCCGAATCATGCTCAAAAGTTTTGGCGGACGGATCTCGGAAGTCACCGAAAACCACGACCCCACCGAGGAATAG
- a CDS encoding transketolase, which yields MKVTGANKTLGPKLSLDELREAAYEMRAFDLIDIFAAGSGHPGGTLSIMDVVAALYLNVLNHNPRDPLWPDRDRVFFSAGHKAPALYIGLAKSGYFPLEDTVLLRQLGSGFEGHPNWLKVPGVEVSSGSLGQGLGIAVGNALAGKLLGRSYRVYCIMGDGEQQEGNIWEAAMAAGHYQLDNLTGIVDKNELQIDGWVRDVMNIDPIAEKYRAFNWHVLEIDGHNMEDIVAALEKAKTLVGKPTVIIAHTVKGKGVSFMENEAGWHGLAPNKEQFEKAISEYSVPALPRERIDALLEKAARNASQVARRAKDSIPKFSRDYWWNAQANMKVEMDSTRMGFGRGLEIAGADERVVTIHADISGSIRITDFEAKHPERKKRVFSVGIAEQNMTGVAAGLAKEGLIPVTGTYGVFASGRCWDQLRTTVCYSNLNVKIAGAHGGISVGPDGATHQSLEEISLMTILPNMHVAVPCDSIETERTTIACLLDIVGPAYIRFAREATPIVTTRDTPYLFGVANILRYRGEKPRFLEAFETCLASGYPSEEEDVSIIACGPMVPEAMRAAWILKENFAIETRIVNMHTVKPLDTEAAVRAAEETQVVVTAEEHQVGGFGNIIAGAILRSRRKFSRPLLFDMVGVQDRFGVSGKPWELVQTFGLTGEHIAAKAKSLYDQKVRAGVKPS from the coding sequence ATGAAAGTCACCGGCGCGAACAAAACGCTTGGTCCCAAATTGAGCCTCGACGAACTCCGAGAGGCGGCTTATGAGATGCGGGCATTTGATCTGATTGACATCTTTGCGGCTGGATCGGGTCATCCCGGGGGCACGCTTTCGATCATGGACGTCGTTGCGGCACTCTATCTCAATGTTCTCAACCACAATCCCCGTGACCCGCTCTGGCCGGATCGCGACCGGGTATTTTTCTCGGCCGGCCACAAGGCGCCCGCGCTCTATATCGGTCTTGCCAAGTCGGGATATTTCCCTCTCGAAGATACCGTCCTGTTGCGGCAGCTCGGCTCCGGCTTTGAAGGTCATCCCAACTGGCTGAAGGTGCCCGGCGTCGAGGTGTCCAGCGGCTCGCTCGGTCAAGGACTCGGGATTGCTGTGGGGAATGCCCTGGCCGGGAAGCTCCTCGGCCGCTCCTATCGCGTCTATTGCATCATGGGAGACGGCGAGCAGCAGGAAGGAAACATCTGGGAGGCGGCGATGGCCGCCGGCCATTACCAACTCGACAATCTTACCGGCATCGTGGACAAGAACGAGTTGCAGATTGACGGTTGGGTTCGCGACGTGATGAACATTGATCCCATCGCTGAAAAGTATCGAGCCTTCAACTGGCACGTGCTGGAGATAGACGGCCACAACATGGAGGATATCGTAGCGGCGCTCGAGAAGGCCAAGACGCTCGTCGGCAAACCGACTGTGATCATCGCCCATACGGTCAAAGGCAAGGGCGTTTCCTTCATGGAAAACGAAGCCGGCTGGCACGGGCTGGCGCCCAACAAGGAGCAGTTTGAGAAGGCGATTTCCGAATACAGCGTCCCCGCCTTGCCGCGCGAACGCATTGACGCTCTGCTCGAGAAGGCGGCCAGAAACGCCAGCCAGGTGGCTCGCCGGGCAAAAGATTCCATCCCCAAGTTCAGCCGCGATTACTGGTGGAACGCACAAGCGAACATGAAGGTGGAGATGGACTCGACGCGCATGGGTTTCGGCAGGGGCCTGGAGATCGCCGGCGCCGACGAGCGGGTGGTGACCATTCATGCCGATATTTCCGGCTCCATCCGGATCACCGATTTTGAAGCCAAACACCCGGAGCGGAAGAAGCGCGTCTTCAGCGTGGGCATCGCCGAGCAGAACATGACGGGAGTGGCTGCCGGCTTGGCCAAGGAGGGATTGATTCCGGTCACCGGCACGTATGGCGTCTTTGCTTCCGGGCGATGCTGGGACCAACTGCGAACCACCGTCTGCTATTCCAACCTGAACGTCAAGATTGCCGGCGCCCATGGCGGCATCTCGGTTGGACCGGACGGAGCCACGCACCAGTCGCTCGAAGAAATCTCCCTGATGACCATCCTGCCGAACATGCACGTTGCCGTACCGTGCGATTCCATCGAGACGGAGAGGACAACCATCGCGTGTCTCCTGGACATCGTGGGGCCGGCCTACATCCGCTTTGCCCGGGAAGCCACGCCCATCGTCACTACCAGGGATACACCCTACCTGTTTGGCGTCGCCAACATCCTTCGGTATCGAGGGGAAAAGCCGCGATTCCTGGAGGCATTTGAGACCTGCCTCGCCTCCGGCTATCCGAGCGAGGAGGAAGACGTGAGCATCATCGCTTGCGGGCCGATGGTGCCGGAAGCCATGCGGGCGGCTTGGATCCTCAAAGAAAACTTCGCGATCGAAACCCGCATCGTGAATATGCACACCGTGAAGCCGTTGGACACCGAGGCGGCGGTGCGGGCCGCCGAAGAGACGCAAGTGGTGGTGACCGCCGAGGAGCACCAGGTGGGAGGCTTTGGAAACATCATCGCCGGAGCCATTCTCAGGTCGCGCCGAAAATTCTCAAGGCCGCTCTTGTTTGACATGGTCGGCGTCCAGGACAGGTTCGGCGTCTCCGGAAAACCCTGGGAGCTGGTGCAAACCTTTGGCCTCACCGGAGAACACATTGCCGCCAAGGCGAAGTCGCTTTACGACCAGAAAGTCAGAGCGGGAGTCAAGCCTTCATGA
- a CDS encoding beta-propeller fold lactonase family protein: MMLAKEWFAVFVLLLPLPLLAGSSLLVLNKTDNTAVFVDARTYEVGAKLPTGAGPHEVAVSPDGRLAYVANYGTRDNPGHTLTVIDIRARSVLRTIDLGEFRRPHGIHVSRDGKLVWVTCEANQSVIGVDAATGKVVESFLTGQEVSHMVVPSADENKLYVANIGSGTVSVVDRKTKVVKNLVTGKGAEGIDLSPDGRWVWVTNREANTLSVIDAANDAVTASFPSGGLMPIRVKFQPDGKAALVSLARSNKVMLFDVATRKPIDEIEAGSTPVGILVTPDGQRAFVANTMSNHISVIDLSTGKVVATFSPGIEPDGMAWVP, translated from the coding sequence ATGATGCTGGCAAAGGAATGGTTTGCGGTTTTTGTCTTGCTGCTTCCCTTGCCGCTCCTGGCGGGGTCATCGCTGCTGGTGCTCAACAAAACCGACAACACCGCTGTTTTTGTCGATGCCAGGACTTACGAGGTGGGCGCGAAGTTGCCGACGGGCGCCGGGCCGCACGAGGTTGCGGTTTCACCCGACGGCCGCCTGGCCTACGTGGCCAACTACGGCACGCGCGATAACCCGGGGCATACGCTCACGGTGATTGATATCCGCGCGAGAAGCGTTCTCCGCACCATTGACCTGGGGGAATTTCGCCGGCCGCACGGCATTCACGTCAGCCGGGACGGGAAGCTCGTCTGGGTTACCTGCGAAGCCAACCAGTCGGTCATCGGGGTGGACGCGGCGACCGGCAAGGTCGTAGAAAGTTTCTTGACCGGTCAGGAGGTGAGCCACATGGTGGTGCCCTCGGCCGATGAAAACAAACTCTACGTTGCCAACATCGGCTCAGGCACGGTCAGCGTGGTGGACAGGAAAACCAAGGTGGTCAAGAACCTTGTCACCGGCAAGGGCGCCGAGGGCATTGACCTGTCCCCTGACGGGCGCTGGGTCTGGGTGACGAACCGCGAGGCAAATACCCTCTCCGTCATCGACGCAGCCAACGACGCGGTCACCGCGTCATTTCCCTCGGGCGGTCTGATGCCCATCCGGGTCAAGTTCCAGCCCGATGGCAAGGCGGCGCTGGTTTCTCTTGCCCGATCGAACAAGGTCATGCTCTTCGACGTTGCCACCCGCAAACCGATTGACGAAATCGAAGCCGGCTCGACACCGGTCGGGATCCTCGTCACCCCCGACGGCCAGCGAGCATTTGTCGCCAATACGATGTCCAATCACATCTCCGTGATTGACCTCAGTACCGGGAAGGTTGTCGCTACTTTTTCGCCCGGGATCGAGCCGGACGGCATGGCCTGGGTGCCGTAG
- a CDS encoding ankyrin repeat domain-containing protein has translation MNATEEFLEAVKAGDLPVVRNRIESDSSLVNARSETGASAILLATYYGRKEVAELLIARGARLDIFEASAVGEKARVTALLEGDPGSVNSYSHDGFTPLGLAAFFGRRDVVDVLLARGGDVNAVSRNATGYTALTGAVAHGDREIAAALLAAGANVNHRYGQGYSPLHEAAANGDPRMVKLLLDRGGDPNARMDDGRTPLALALEKQRSEAANLLRQHGATD, from the coding sequence ATGAATGCAACAGAGGAATTTCTTGAAGCTGTAAAAGCAGGCGATCTGCCCGTCGTGAGGAATCGGATCGAGAGCGACTCCTCCCTTGTCAACGCCAGGAGCGAGACGGGTGCCTCAGCCATCCTCCTTGCGACCTACTATGGCCGCAAGGAGGTGGCGGAACTCCTGATTGCCCGGGGGGCTCGATTGGATATCTTTGAAGCGTCGGCTGTGGGCGAAAAGGCGCGTGTGACGGCGCTTTTGGAAGGAGACCCCGGTTCTGTCAATTCATACTCCCACGATGGCTTCACACCGCTGGGCCTCGCGGCGTTCTTCGGCCGCCGGGACGTCGTGGACGTGCTGCTGGCGCGCGGAGGGGACGTGAACGCCGTCTCGCGCAACGCCACCGGATATACCGCGCTGACCGGAGCGGTCGCACATGGTGACAGGGAGATCGCCGCTGCGCTGCTGGCCGCCGGGGCGAACGTCAATCACCGATACGGACAGGGCTACTCACCCCTGCACGAGGCAGCGGCGAACGGCGATCCTCGGATGGTAAAGCTCTTGCTCGATCGCGGCGGCGACCCGAACGCCCGGATGGACGACGGCAGGACGCCGCTTGCGCTCGCCCTCGAAAAGCAGCGCAGTGAGGCAGCCAACCTCCTCCGCCAGCACGGCGCGACAGATTAG
- the tadA gene encoding tRNA adenosine(34) deaminase TadA, which yields MHEEDSHFMMLALKEAEAAEAAGEVPVGAVIVLDGKMVARGHNRTMDDCDPTAHAEVIALRQAAQKLANYRLTGATLYVTIEPCAMCAGAMIQARVARLVYGCEDPKGGAIVSCFEMADHPKLNHRMEVTRGVLAEDCARAVQAFFQKKRDPT from the coding sequence GTGCACGAAGAAGACAGCCACTTCATGATGTTGGCGCTCAAAGAGGCGGAGGCGGCCGAGGCAGCGGGCGAGGTGCCGGTGGGAGCGGTGATTGTGCTCGACGGAAAGATGGTGGCCCGCGGCCACAACCGGACCATGGACGACTGCGACCCCACCGCCCACGCTGAAGTGATCGCCCTGCGCCAGGCGGCGCAAAAACTGGCCAACTATCGCCTCACCGGCGCGACCCTCTATGTAACCATCGAACCGTGCGCGATGTGCGCCGGGGCAATGATCCAGGCAAGGGTTGCGCGGCTCGTCTATGGATGCGAGGACCCGAAAGGCGGCGCGATCGTCTCCTGCTTTGAAATGGCCGACCATCCGAAATTGAATCACCGCATGGAAGTCACGCGGGGAGTGCTGGCGGAAGATTGTGCCAGGGCCGTCCAGGCGTTTTTCCAAAAAAAGCGCGATCCCACCTGA